One part of the Diadema setosum chromosome 22, eeDiaSeto1, whole genome shotgun sequence genome encodes these proteins:
- the LOC140245377 gene encoding uncharacterized protein, protein MLCRLHLAALHHNPNSDRQQATTGEGERHFIIIKPKYKPGSATAKPIKEPPTYSYAEELMTEVSEYDSEASPHARQPSPPPLSSEHTYPSKEDVIQQHQTQLSSAHE, encoded by the exons GCTTCACCTTGCAGCATTGCATCACAACCCTAACAGTGACCGGCAACAAGCCACCACAGGTGAAGGAGAGCgtcatttcatcatcatcaagcccAAATACAAGCCTGGATCAGCGACTGCGAAGCCCATCAAAGAACCTCCCACCTACT CATATGCTGAGGAACTCATGACTGAAGTTTCAGAGTATGACAGTGAGGCATCTCCACATGCAAGACAGCCATCACCACCTCCACTGTCCAGTGAACACACTTACCCATCAAAAGAAGATGTCATTCAACAGCATCAGACCCAACTCAGTTCAGCCCATGAATGA